In Actinomycetota bacterium, a genomic segment contains:
- a CDS encoding deoxyribonuclease IV, translating into MRFGAHVSIAGKIYLAVDRAAKRGCQAMQIFSGNPRSWQSLKIPEADLGEFKIRREKAEIEPLILHLPYLVNLGSPIESVYTKSVDLMIKSTYRARQLEAAYLIFHVGSHRGAGKENGLLRVSRALAHILGRANFKGQILLENTAGQKYALGSTFEELRFILRELDWSDRIGVCFDTCHGFAAGYDVSSKDGLERTLSSFDEIVGLERLKVLHANDCKAPLASRIDRHEHIGRGFIGLEGFKRIVNRSELKGLPCILETPRMTYGDDVRNLFILKSLVNTVGNKN; encoded by the coding sequence GTGAGATTTGGGGCGCATGTTTCCATCGCGGGCAAAATTTATCTCGCCGTTGACAGGGCAGCTAAAAGGGGTTGCCAAGCCATGCAAATTTTCTCTGGCAACCCCCGAAGTTGGCAAAGTCTGAAGATCCCCGAAGCGGATTTGGGGGAATTCAAAATTCGACGAGAGAAGGCTGAGATAGAACCCCTAATACTCCACCTTCCCTATCTGGTTAACCTGGGTTCTCCCATTGAATCCGTTTATACCAAATCCGTTGATCTAATGATCAAGTCCACCTACAGGGCGAGGCAACTCGAAGCGGCATATTTGATATTCCATGTTGGAAGTCACCGCGGTGCAGGCAAAGAAAATGGTCTTCTCAGGGTCAGCCGAGCTCTGGCTCACATATTAGGGAGAGCTAATTTCAAGGGGCAAATTCTTCTTGAGAATACCGCGGGTCAAAAATATGCTCTCGGTTCAACATTTGAGGAGCTCAGGTTCATTTTAAGGGAACTCGATTGGAGCGATCGGATTGGTGTTTGCTTCGATACCTGCCATGGATTTGCCGCCGGGTACGATGTTTCCAGTAAGGATGGATTGGAAAGGACCCTTTCATCCTTCGATGAGATAGTGGGGTTGGAAAGACTGAAAGTCCTTCACGCCAATGATTGTAAGGCTCCTCTGGCATCTCGTATTGACAGACACGAGCACATTGGTCGGGGCTTCATTGGCTTGGAGGGATTCAAAAGGATCGTAAATCGCTCCGAGCTTAAGGGTTTGCCCTGTATCTTGGAGACACCAAGAATGACTTACGGGGACGATGTGAGGAATTTGTTTATCTTAAAGAGCCTGGTCAATACGGTAGGCAACAAGAATTGA